The following proteins are encoded in a genomic region of Sulfurimonas sp. HSL3-7:
- a CDS encoding DUF302 domain-containing protein — protein MRKFILLTALTASLFANDIIIKNSANSVEKTVSKIQNIVTKKGFTVFAIVDHQAGANKVRMQLPPSKEIIFGNPKMGTPLLQENMQAGLDLPIRILVYQDKDLKSKIAYRDGEWLVSEHNLSNRKLLNKMNFTLDNITTEAGRKQ, from the coding sequence GTGAGAAAATTTATCTTACTGACTGCATTGACGGCTTCATTGTTTGCCAATGATATTATCATCAAAAATTCGGCCAACAGCGTCGAAAAGACGGTTAGCAAGATCCAAAATATCGTGACAAAAAAAGGTTTTACGGTCTTTGCGATTGTTGACCATCAGGCGGGCGCCAACAAGGTACGCATGCAGCTGCCTCCGTCAAAAGAGATCATCTTCGGCAATCCAAAGATGGGAACACCCCTGCTGCAAGAGAACATGCAGGCGGGGCTTGACCTTCCGATCCGTATTCTGGTCTACCAAGACAAAGACCTGAAAAGCAAGATCGCTTACAGAGACGGTGAGTGGCTCGTTTCAGAGCATAACCTGAGCAATAGAAAACTGCTCAATAAAATGAATTTTACTTTAGACAATATCACGACAGAGGCAGGACGTAAACAGTGA
- a CDS encoding superoxide dismutase: MLHTLMTLPYEQSALEPYISAETVSFHYGKHHAGYVNKLNALIENTKFADMTLEHIIKEADGAIFNNAAQVFNHDFYWHGLSGAESVPSVELSDMIDRDFGSMEGFKEAFLAAAAGLFGSGWAWLVITDEGTLTIEQRSNADTPIRHGRTPLLTCDVWEHAYYIDCRNARPEYLENWWKLVNWEFVSDNLVRVTNDPIAGYSQPCNDDNEVCDYVDMMQENEHTPS; encoded by the coding sequence ATGCTACATACATTAATGACACTGCCTTATGAACAGAGTGCATTGGAGCCCTATATCTCTGCAGAAACAGTTTCCTTTCATTACGGAAAACATCATGCAGGATATGTCAACAAACTCAACGCTCTCATCGAAAACACCAAATTCGCCGATATGACGCTTGAGCATATCATCAAAGAAGCGGACGGCGCGATCTTCAACAACGCCGCGCAGGTTTTCAATCATGACTTTTACTGGCATGGACTCTCCGGTGCAGAAAGCGTTCCGTCAGTGGAACTCTCCGATATGATCGATCGTGACTTCGGTTCGATGGAGGGCTTCAAAGAGGCATTTCTGGCAGCAGCTGCAGGACTGTTCGGTTCGGGATGGGCCTGGCTGGTCATCACAGATGAGGGTACGCTCACGATAGAGCAGCGATCCAATGCCGATACCCCGATACGCCATGGCCGCACGCCGCTTCTGACGTGCGATGTCTGGGAACACGCCTACTACATCGACTGTCGTAACGCGCGTCCCGAATACCTGGAAAACTGGTGGAAACTGGTCAACTGGGAGTTCGTATCGGATAATCTTGTCCGGGTGACCAATGATCCGATTGCCGGTTACAGCCAGCCGTGCAATGATGACAACGAAGTGTGTGACTATGTGGATATGATGCAGGAAAACGAACATACCCCGTCATAA
- a CDS encoding dehypoxanthine futalosine cyclase: MTKEEALELIQNGDLIELGKMASARKKELHPKGITTFIVDRNINYTNVCWVDCKFCAFYRHAKEDDAYVLSHEEIDQKIDELVAIGGTQILFQGGVHPKLKIDFYEDLVGHIHEKYPQITIHAFSAIEIDFIAKISKISIKEVLERLKAKGLSSIPGAGAEILSDRVRDIIAPKKHDSSVWIDVHRQAHKLGIMSTATMMFGTVETDEEIIEHWDLVRQLQDETGGFRAFIMWSFQGQNTQLMEEIPDIKKPSSNRYLRLLAVSRLYLDNVPNIQSSWVTQGPYIGQMALKYGANDLGSTMMEENVVRSAGAGFRMAKDEMVRLIADIGETPAIRNTAYETLEIFA, translated from the coding sequence ATGACCAAAGAAGAAGCGTTAGAACTTATCCAAAACGGTGATCTTATCGAACTCGGTAAGATGGCTTCAGCAAGAAAAAAAGAGTTGCACCCCAAGGGGATCACGACCTTCATCGTCGATCGCAATATCAATTACACCAATGTCTGCTGGGTGGACTGCAAGTTTTGTGCTTTCTACCGCCATGCCAAAGAGGACGATGCCTATGTTCTAAGCCATGAAGAGATCGATCAGAAGATCGATGAGCTGGTGGCTATCGGCGGAACGCAGATCCTTTTTCAGGGCGGTGTGCACCCGAAACTGAAGATCGACTTTTATGAAGATCTTGTCGGCCATATCCATGAGAAATACCCGCAGATAACGATCCATGCTTTTTCGGCGATCGAGATCGATTTTATCGCCAAGATCTCAAAGATCTCGATCAAAGAGGTATTGGAACGTCTGAAGGCGAAGGGCCTTTCCTCGATTCCGGGCGCCGGTGCAGAGATCCTTAGCGACAGGGTCCGCGATATTATCGCTCCGAAAAAGCATGACTCCTCGGTCTGGATCGACGTGCACCGCCAGGCTCACAAACTGGGTATCATGTCGACAGCAACGATGATGTTCGGAACGGTTGAGACCGATGAAGAGATCATCGAACATTGGGACCTTGTGCGTCAACTTCAGGACGAGACAGGTGGCTTCCGTGCCTTCATTATGTGGTCGTTTCAGGGCCAAAACACCCAGCTGATGGAAGAGATCCCCGACATTAAGAAACCCTCCTCTAACCGTTATCTGCGTCTGCTTGCCGTTTCAAGGCTCTATCTTGACAACGTGCCGAACATTCAAAGTTCATGGGTGACACAGGGACCGTATATCGGACAGATGGCGCTTAAATACGGCGCCAACGATCTCGGTTCGACGATGATGGAAGAGAATGTTGTCCGAAGTGCCGGCGCAGGGTTCAGGATGGCAAAAGACGAGATGGTACGGCTGATCGCAGATATCGGCGAAACGCCGGCTATCCGAAACACCGCCTACGAAACGCTGGAAATATTTGCCTAG
- a CDS encoding 2-oxoacid:acceptor oxidoreductase subunit alpha: MTQNQLKRYNGRNGMKAYVGYKGKVYDVTESPFWKEGDHEGLHSAGADLTPMMIGAPHGDEVFNTFRVVAMLEEEKTEEQDEPSSIDPLKERLQQWYRKYHPHPMTVHFPIALHIFAAGLDLLFLTYPKTAYAVGVFYTFFVATVMGFVAMIPGLLSWWVNYDLSTRRPFIVKLIVATLTLLLGVVGITLYLEDPAIVYEASVEGIIYHAIVLFTGMTVVILGYYGGKITWGDSPEAEKKTATAVTETPLPDTSGELPGAGRFEVPFASEQALLPIQRLQHEAKTTDFSKQSGVAILIGGAAGSGIDTLEKILSDAFRRSGYYLFSTKEYMSRVRGGSNTVLIRISDAPVEAPCRDVDLFIAIDAPALEHARWRCSEKTVIVADGISDEKEKAVTALPMKAEAQKLGSVHYANTYAAGAVFGLFGIDLQPLVESVAEHFKGDTKNEAALRSGQKAGAALDRSGLPALPETHPGETAKLHLMDGTTASGFGFLIGGCNFVASYPMSPSTGVLNFMASMSKQFPVAVEQSEDEIASLHMVMGAWYAGARALTTTSGGGFALMGEALSLAGMSETPAVIYLAQRPGPATGLPTRSEQGDLNMALHSGHGPFPRLILAPGSLRECIELGYLAFELADRYQLPVIVLSDQYLADSMTMVSDVDFSRFEQRRYIVPTDDAYQRYAETESGVSPRGVPAFGDGLVCADGHEHDVRGQITEDPSLRVKMVSKRARKEADLIAEASAPERYGEGRIAVIGWGSTRGVIAEALRRVDDPRLMQVHFSWVHPLNPEHLEFLQECTHRIVIENNADGAFADRLQHYGISVDSSVLQFNGFAFFADELAATISKRVKELS; this comes from the coding sequence ATGACACAAAACCAACTCAAACGATACAATGGCCGTAACGGTATGAAAGCGTATGTCGGCTATAAAGGGAAAGTCTACGATGTGACGGAGAGCCCCTTTTGGAAAGAGGGCGATCATGAAGGGTTGCACAGTGCAGGTGCCGATCTGACCCCAATGATGATCGGTGCACCGCACGGTGATGAAGTTTTTAACACATTTCGGGTTGTGGCAATGCTGGAAGAAGAGAAAACCGAGGAACAGGATGAACCTTCATCTATAGACCCATTGAAAGAGCGTCTGCAGCAGTGGTACAGAAAGTACCATCCTCACCCGATGACTGTCCACTTTCCGATCGCACTGCATATCTTTGCCGCAGGCTTGGACCTGCTTTTCCTTACTTACCCCAAGACGGCTTATGCCGTCGGCGTGTTTTATACCTTTTTCGTAGCCACCGTGATGGGATTTGTTGCGATGATCCCCGGACTACTGAGCTGGTGGGTCAATTACGACCTTTCCACACGCCGGCCTTTTATCGTCAAGCTGATCGTCGCGACGTTGACGCTGTTGCTCGGTGTAGTGGGAATAACCCTCTATCTGGAAGATCCGGCTATCGTTTACGAAGCCTCTGTGGAAGGGATCATCTACCATGCTATTGTCTTGTTTACCGGTATGACTGTTGTCATTTTGGGGTACTACGGCGGCAAGATCACCTGGGGAGACAGTCCGGAGGCTGAGAAGAAGACTGCAACCGCCGTTACGGAAACGCCGCTACCAGACACTTCAGGAGAGTTGCCTGGTGCCGGCAGATTTGAGGTGCCTTTTGCCTCAGAGCAGGCATTACTGCCTATCCAGCGGTTGCAGCATGAAGCTAAAACAACAGATTTCAGTAAACAGAGTGGCGTCGCCATATTGATCGGCGGGGCGGCGGGAAGCGGCATCGACACCCTTGAAAAGATCCTCAGCGATGCGTTCAGACGCAGTGGCTACTACCTCTTCTCCACCAAAGAGTATATGTCCCGCGTACGCGGCGGCAGCAATACGGTACTGATACGGATCTCCGATGCTCCTGTGGAAGCGCCGTGCCGGGATGTCGACCTCTTCATCGCGATCGACGCGCCGGCCCTCGAACATGCGAGGTGGCGTTGCAGCGAAAAGACGGTGATCGTGGCGGACGGCATATCGGACGAAAAGGAAAAAGCGGTAACGGCGCTCCCGATGAAGGCGGAAGCCCAGAAGCTCGGCAGTGTACACTATGCCAACACCTATGCGGCCGGTGCCGTCTTCGGCCTGTTCGGCATTGACCTGCAGCCCCTGGTCGAAAGCGTTGCCGAGCATTTTAAAGGGGATACCAAAAACGAAGCGGCGCTGCGCTCCGGTCAGAAAGCCGGTGCGGCACTGGATCGTTCAGGGCTGCCGGCACTGCCAGAAACGCATCCCGGTGAGACGGCGAAACTCCATCTGATGGACGGTACGACCGCGTCGGGGTTTGGATTTCTCATCGGCGGCTGCAACTTCGTCGCCTCCTATCCGATGTCGCCCTCGACAGGCGTGCTCAACTTTATGGCGTCGATGTCGAAGCAGTTTCCCGTCGCGGTCGAACAGAGCGAGGACGAGATCGCTTCTTTGCATATGGTAATGGGGGCCTGGTACGCAGGCGCACGGGCGCTGACGACCACCTCCGGCGGCGGGTTTGCCCTGATGGGCGAAGCGCTGAGCCTTGCAGGCATGAGCGAGACTCCGGCCGTGATCTATCTTGCCCAGCGGCCGGGGCCCGCAACGGGACTGCCGACGCGCAGCGAGCAGGGCGATCTGAACATGGCCCTTCACTCCGGTCACGGGCCCTTCCCGCGTCTGATACTGGCACCGGGGTCACTGCGCGAGTGCATCGAACTGGGCTACCTGGCTTTTGAACTGGCGGACCGTTACCAGCTGCCTGTCATCGTGCTTAGCGACCAGTACCTTGCCGACTCCATGACGATGGTCAGCGATGTGGACTTCTCCCGATTTGAGCAGCGCCGTTATATCGTGCCGACGGATGATGCCTATCAGCGCTATGCTGAGACCGAAAGCGGCGTAAGCCCCCGGGGTGTTCCCGCTTTCGGTGACGGACTGGTCTGTGCAGACGGCCATGAGCACGATGTGCGCGGACAGATTACCGAGGATCCTTCTCTGCGGGTGAAGATGGTCTCGAAGCGGGCCCGCAAAGAGGCGGATCTGATCGCCGAAGCTTCTGCCCCAGAACGTTACGGAGAGGGGCGTATCGCGGTGATCGGCTGGGGGTCAACCCGCGGCGTGATTGCCGAAGCGCTGCGCAGGGTGGACGATCCTAGGCTGATGCAGGTCCATTTCAGCTGGGTGCATCCGCTTAATCCAGAACACCTGGAATTTCTGCAAGAGTGCACACACAGGATCGTCATAGAGAACAATGCCGACGGGGCATTTGCCGACCGCCTGCAGCACTACGGCATTAGCGTCGATAGCAGCGTGCTGCAGTTCAACGGCTTCGCCTTCTTTGCTGACGAACTTGCGGCAACGATAAGCAAGCGTGTAAAGGAGCTGTCATGA
- a CDS encoding pitrilysin family protein produces MASTVDYIDVEGVKIPLIYEEDKRLPMVSMQLVFEQSGSIEDGKLPGLAKISGRMMNEGTSKLGSIGFAKVLDAKAVHLSAHTGTETFVIELSSLKESFEYGVKHVKMLLRDPNLSQETLEKVKAISIGSLSRKENDYDYVASNALKAELFKDTVLEHPSSGRVEDVKKIKLDDIKTFLKQHLVLSRAVIVIGGDITLDEAKTSVHALLKGLPKGKTSELPFIEADKESQHSVLERDTEQAYLYFGSPYDLKVGDSDEYKARVAAFILGTGGFGSRLMEEIRVKRGLAYSAYARVNTARSNVYFSGYLQTKLESQKEAETTVKEVIADFVKKGVTQEELDQAKKFLLGSEPLRVETLSQRLSRTFQEYYKGQELGSSLKELEKIKVLSLDELNDYIKKHNEINDLTFAIVTNSKK; encoded by the coding sequence ATGGCTTCGACAGTGGATTATATTGATGTCGAGGGGGTAAAGATCCCTCTTATTTATGAAGAAGACAAACGTCTTCCTATGGTCTCCATGCAGCTCGTATTTGAGCAGAGCGGTTCGATCGAAGATGGGAAGCTGCCGGGTCTTGCCAAGATCAGCGGCAGGATGATGAACGAAGGGACCTCGAAACTAGGCAGCATCGGTTTTGCCAAAGTCCTTGACGCCAAAGCAGTCCATTTGAGTGCACACACCGGTACAGAGACATTTGTCATTGAACTGAGTTCGCTCAAAGAGTCTTTTGAATACGGCGTCAAACATGTCAAAATGCTGCTGCGCGATCCCAATCTCAGTCAAGAGACCTTAGAGAAGGTGAAGGCGATCTCTATCGGTTCGCTGAGCCGTAAAGAGAATGACTATGACTATGTTGCCTCAAATGCGCTCAAAGCGGAACTCTTTAAAGACACTGTCCTGGAGCATCCTTCAAGCGGCAGAGTGGAGGATGTCAAGAAAATAAAATTAGACGATATTAAAACGTTTTTAAAACAGCATCTTGTCCTGTCGCGTGCCGTTATCGTGATTGGCGGTGACATTACTTTGGACGAGGCAAAAACTTCGGTGCATGCACTGCTGAAGGGGCTTCCTAAAGGCAAGACAAGTGAATTACCCTTTATAGAAGCGGATAAAGAGAGCCAGCACAGTGTGCTGGAACGTGACACTGAACAGGCCTACCTCTACTTCGGCTCGCCCTATGATCTGAAAGTGGGTGACAGCGACGAGTATAAAGCGCGTGTAGCAGCCTTTATTCTGGGTACAGGCGGTTTCGGAAGCCGCTTGATGGAAGAGATACGGGTCAAACGCGGTCTTGCCTACTCGGCTTATGCCCGTGTGAACACAGCCCGTTCCAATGTCTATTTCTCAGGTTACCTGCAGACAAAACTGGAATCCCAAAAAGAGGCGGAAACAACTGTCAAAGAGGTGATAGCCGATTTCGTTAAAAAGGGTGTGACCCAAGAAGAGCTCGATCAGGCAAAGAAGTTTCTGCTCGGTTCAGAACCACTCCGTGTCGAGACCCTCTCGCAGCGCTTATCCCGTACGTTTCAAGAGTATTACAAGGGGCAGGAACTTGGCTCAAGTTTAAAAGAGCTGGAGAAGATCAAAGTGCTTTCTCTCGATGAGTTGAATGATTACATCAAGAAACATAATGAGATCAACGATCTCACATTTGCCATTGTGACCAATAGCAAAAAATAG
- a CDS encoding thiamine pyrophosphate-dependent enzyme, with product MSHPFERENVDIAWCPGCGNFGILKLIKEVLDELQAERGSTVIVSGIGQAAKTPYYIDVNMFGVLHGRALPVATAIKAANPGLTVIAEGGDGDMYGEGGNHFLHAVRRNVNIVHIVHNNMVYGLTKGQASPTSQIGFTTKVQVDGVGNEPFNPLAVALALKAGFVSRVNIGNAAHAKEVLKAAFLHPGYALVDILQPCVTFNKINTYHWFKENTYLLDASHDVTDIGAAVEKAFETMPMPLGVLYKDISSTFEQRVRRGDTKPLYATRHDTAQIQDLFDRY from the coding sequence ATGAGCCATCCATTTGAGCGTGAAAACGTCGATATCGCCTGGTGCCCTGGCTGCGGCAATTTCGGCATTCTTAAACTGATCAAAGAGGTGCTCGACGAGCTGCAGGCGGAGCGAGGCAGCACCGTCATCGTCTCGGGCATCGGACAGGCGGCGAAAACGCCCTATTATATCGATGTCAATATGTTTGGGGTGCTGCACGGCAGGGCTCTGCCGGTCGCCACGGCGATCAAGGCGGCGAATCCCGGACTGACGGTCATCGCCGAAGGGGGCGACGGCGATATGTACGGCGAAGGGGGCAACCATTTTCTCCATGCCGTCCGTCGCAATGTGAACATCGTCCATATCGTCCACAACAACATGGTTTACGGTCTTACCAAAGGCCAGGCGTCGCCGACGAGTCAGATAGGCTTCACGACCAAAGTGCAGGTCGACGGGGTGGGAAACGAACCCTTTAACCCGCTTGCTGTAGCCCTGGCACTGAAGGCGGGCTTTGTCTCCCGCGTCAACATCGGCAATGCCGCCCATGCCAAAGAGGTACTCAAAGCCGCATTCCTGCACCCCGGGTATGCCCTGGTCGACATTTTGCAGCCCTGCGTCACCTTCAACAAGATAAACACCTACCACTGGTTCAAAGAGAACACCTATCTTCTCGATGCTTCTCATGATGTGACCGATATTGGCGCAGCAGTGGAAAAAGCTTTTGAAACGATGCCGATGCCGCTGGGTGTGCTTTACAAAGATATCAGCAGTACGTTTGAACAGCGCGTGCGTCGGGGAGACACAAAACCGCTTTACGCGACCCGGCACGACACAGCGCAGATACAGGATCTTTTTGACCGGTATTGA